A single Ignavibacteriales bacterium DNA region contains:
- a CDS encoding acyl-CoA dehydrogenase family protein — protein MQNYTGVDYFNMDELLSEDEIMVRDSVRDFVSAEVIPIIEEYNRESKFPHHLIPKMAELGLFGITLPQKYGCAGMNSVVYGLAMQELERGDSGIRSFVSVQSSLVMYPIYTFGSEEQKDFWLPKLATGEKIGCFGLTEPDFGSNPGGMITKAEKVDGGYLLNGAKMWITNGTIADVAVVWAKLDGKVKGFLVEKGTKGFTAPEMKGKHSLRASVTSELIFDNVFIPESNLLPNSDGLKSPLMCLNQARYGIAWGVVGSMMACYDSALNYAKSRVQFGKPIAGFQMTQEKLVFFLTEITKAQLLNLQLGRLKDSGKLRFQHVSMAKRNNCEMALTIARMSREILGANGILDEYPVMRHAANLESVKTYEGTHEMHTLIIGEDITGMPAFN, from the coding sequence ATGCAGAATTATACGGGTGTTGATTATTTCAACATGGATGAGTTACTTTCAGAAGATGAAATTATGGTCAGAGATTCGGTCAGGGATTTTGTTTCTGCCGAGGTTATCCCCATCATTGAAGAATACAACAGAGAATCAAAATTTCCGCACCACCTTATCCCCAAAATGGCCGAATTAGGTCTCTTTGGTATTACACTGCCACAGAAATACGGCTGTGCAGGTATGAACAGTGTAGTCTACGGACTTGCTATGCAGGAACTGGAAAGAGGGGATAGCGGCATCAGAAGTTTTGTATCGGTACAAAGTTCTTTAGTAATGTATCCGATCTATACCTTCGGCAGCGAGGAACAGAAGGATTTCTGGCTTCCGAAACTGGCTACCGGTGAGAAAATCGGCTGTTTTGGGCTTACCGAGCCGGATTTTGGCTCAAACCCTGGCGGAATGATAACCAAAGCTGAAAAAGTTGACGGCGGCTATCTGTTAAACGGCGCCAAAATGTGGATTACCAACGGTACTATTGCCGATGTTGCCGTTGTCTGGGCAAAACTTGACGGCAAAGTTAAAGGATTCCTTGTCGAAAAAGGGACAAAGGGATTTACCGCCCCTGAGATGAAAGGTAAACACTCCCTTCGCGCTTCTGTAACCTCAGAATTGATTTTTGATAATGTTTTTATCCCTGAAAGCAACCTGCTTCCGAATAGTGACGGACTTAAAAGCCCCCTCATGTGCCTGAACCAGGCGCGTTACGGCATTGCATGGGGTGTGGTTGGTTCTATGATGGCTTGTTATGACTCAGCCCTGAACTACGCAAAAAGCCGGGTTCAGTTCGGTAAACCGATTGCCGGATTCCAGATGACCCAGGAAAAACTGGTATTCTTCCTTACTGAAATCACCAAAGCACAGCTTCTTAACCTTCAGTTAGGACGGCTGAAAGACAGCGGAAAACTGAGATTCCAGCATGTGAGTATGGCAAAAAGAAATAACTGTGAAATGGCTTTAACCATCGCAAGAATGTCCCGTGAAATACTTGGTGCAAACGGAATTCTTGATGAGTATCCGGTAATGAGACATGCGGCTAATCTTGAGTCAGTAAAAACCTACGAAGGTACTCATGAGATGCATACGCTCATCATCGGAGAAGATATAACCGGAATGCCGGCTTTTAACTGA
- a CDS encoding glycosyltransferase: MFNVLVLAYYFPPLGLSGVQRTLKFVKYLPVNGWKPTVVTCEPGAYYAFDETLLDDLKEKDVEIHRVKGKEINSRMRKKGVVEMPPEFIRKTLKFISSIFYVTDNKKSWSVQAYQYCRKMMSEYKYDLIFISGPPFSMFEYAALLKTEFDVPLIIDYRDLWLGNHFAIYPTPLHKSLNRKKEYEVLKSADKIIVTNRKIKERLMEYYQFLKFPDVTILPHGYDPEDFNNNPQNITLEKGYFHLTYSGIFYEHITPKYFLEAFRMIADEKPEAAKKMKLHFAGILRKENRKLITRLGLSEYVVEHGYLNHTDAVGILKSSSALWFMVGEGKNSDTISSGKMFEYIGSGKPILACLADGALKSTLQEYNAAVIVPPADVLAIKNAILSLYADFQKSSLSEGSTEFRDKFRRDYLTDILAKEFNAALRV; the protein is encoded by the coding sequence ATGTTTAATGTATTAGTACTAGCATATTATTTTCCGCCGCTTGGTTTAAGCGGGGTTCAAAGAACTCTCAAGTTCGTGAAATATCTTCCGGTAAATGGCTGGAAACCGACAGTGGTAACCTGCGAACCGGGAGCTTATTATGCGTTTGATGAGACCCTGCTTGATGATCTTAAAGAGAAGGATGTGGAAATCCACAGGGTAAAAGGGAAAGAGATAAATTCCCGTATGAGAAAAAAGGGGGTGGTAGAAATGCCTCCTGAATTTATCAGAAAGACCCTCAAGTTTATCAGCAGTATATTTTATGTGACTGATAATAAAAAATCCTGGTCGGTGCAGGCATATCAATACTGCCGTAAAATGATGTCAGAGTATAAATATGACCTGATATTCATCAGCGGTCCGCCGTTTTCCATGTTTGAGTATGCCGCTCTGCTTAAAACCGAGTTTGATGTTCCGCTGATCATTGATTACCGTGACCTCTGGCTTGGCAACCACTTTGCTATATATCCAACTCCGCTTCATAAATCGCTTAACAGGAAAAAGGAATATGAAGTGTTGAAATCAGCGGATAAGATTATTGTGACGAACAGAAAAATAAAAGAACGGCTGATGGAATACTATCAGTTTCTTAAGTTTCCTGATGTTACCATATTGCCTCACGGTTATGATCCTGAGGATTTTAATAATAACCCGCAGAATATAACTCTTGAAAAAGGGTATTTCCATCTGACATATTCCGGCATATTTTACGAACATATCACGCCGAAATATTTTCTTGAAGCATTCCGGATGATTGCGGATGAAAAACCGGAAGCAGCTAAAAAAATGAAGCTTCATTTCGCCGGAATACTCCGTAAAGAAAACCGCAAATTGATAACCAGACTTGGCCTGAGTGAATATGTTGTTGAGCATGGCTATCTGAACCATACTGACGCAGTCGGGATTCTTAAATCAAGTTCAGCACTCTGGTTCATGGTTGGGGAAGGCAAAAACAGTGATACTATTTCAAGCGGAAAAATGTTTGAATATATCGGTTCCGGAAAACCAATTCTTGCATGTCTGGCTGATGGTGCATTAAAATCAACGTTACAGGAGTATAATGCTGCTGTGATCGTACCGCCGGCTGATGTGCTGGCTATTAAAAATGCAATTCTATCATTGTACGCTGATTTCCAGAAATCATCGCTGTCTGAGGGAAGCACAGAGTTCCGTGATAAGTTTCGAAGAGATTACCTCACTGATATATTAGCAAAGGAGTTTAATGCAGCATTACGAGTCTGA
- a CDS encoding TonB-dependent receptor yields the protein MQRDTINGIILDITNDYPVPYAIVKASATDSYTTSDKNGHFSIVVFPSPGCEFEVYHIGYKPVKMHFAHSDSIRKNVIIHLTPAAFNTETIIVSGQHKNSTHEDLHSFSEVLRGKELERMMGSTIASTLKNETGLSMRSMGPAPSRPVIRGLGGDRVVIKADGFSTIDLSATSADHAVSLDPFTVDRIEVTRGPSVLIHSSSATGGVVNAVRNEITDNFPSSISGLLGSYYETVNNGALGAGVLKIPYGNFLGRFEFGRRSSSDVSTRTGVLKNSGLGLSNLSGSLSYRFSNGYTGAAVRNFSLDYGVPGGFTGAHPNGVNIRMFKREYTGLLHVDLPSHHFPSVTLRLSRNYFSQTEKESNGLTGAEFGIFHYTGSLDLLMNHFSFFDNGSAGISFEYRDFNIGGFVFTPHTVSRNAALYFYQSKDFGKYFLEASLRYTYGDFFPRKSTQSFNNRYIVNRNFNLYSFSVSLLRELTNKVSLGVNLSRTTRLPSTEELYSAGPHLAAYSYETGNPALTAELGYGAELFGILKLSGFSFSLNLFYNPYDNFIIPRNSGRLNFATLLPVYETTGAKALLTGIESEIDLDISENIRISSSFSYTRGEFSDGSPLPAIPPLRNITSVNYSINNFTLGWQSEFGTAQKRTDNFEQPTAGYGVHNVFTQYSLISEYFIHNVSLNVENIFNKEYRNHLSRIKVILPESGVNLKFIYRLYF from the coding sequence GTGCAGAGAGATACCATAAACGGAATCATTCTTGATATAACGAATGATTACCCGGTGCCCTACGCAATCGTTAAAGCAAGTGCAACTGATTCTTATACCACATCTGACAAAAATGGTCATTTTTCAATAGTTGTTTTCCCCAGTCCGGGATGTGAGTTTGAAGTATATCACATTGGTTATAAACCTGTTAAAATGCATTTCGCTCATTCGGACAGTATCAGGAAGAATGTAATTATTCATCTGACACCCGCAGCCTTTAACACAGAAACGATTATTGTATCCGGTCAGCATAAAAATTCAACTCATGAAGACCTACATTCATTCTCTGAAGTCTTGCGAGGCAAAGAGCTAGAAAGAATGATGGGTTCAACCATAGCATCAACGCTAAAAAATGAAACGGGACTTTCAATGCGTTCTATGGGTCCTGCTCCTTCCCGTCCGGTTATCAGAGGGCTTGGCGGTGACAGAGTGGTAATCAAAGCTGACGGCTTTTCCACGATCGACCTTTCAGCAACTTCAGCTGATCATGCGGTATCACTTGATCCGTTTACTGTGGACAGGATTGAAGTAACAAGAGGACCATCTGTATTAATTCATAGTTCATCAGCAACCGGAGGAGTGGTTAATGCCGTCAGGAATGAAATCACTGATAATTTCCCTTCCAGCATCAGCGGTCTTCTGGGATCGTATTATGAAACCGTAAATAATGGAGCTTTAGGAGCCGGAGTTTTGAAGATTCCCTATGGCAATTTTCTAGGGCGCTTCGAGTTTGGAAGAAGAAGTTCAAGTGACGTTTCTACCCGAACGGGAGTTCTTAAGAATTCCGGACTGGGACTATCAAATCTCAGCGGCTCGCTCTCCTACCGTTTTTCTAATGGATATACAGGTGCTGCCGTAAGAAATTTTTCACTTGATTATGGTGTACCAGGTGGTTTCACAGGGGCACATCCTAACGGCGTAAATATCAGAATGTTCAAGAGAGAATACACCGGACTCTTGCATGTAGATCTCCCGTCACATCATTTCCCTTCAGTGACCCTCCGCCTGAGCAGAAACTACTTTTCACAGACAGAAAAAGAGTCAAATGGTCTAACCGGAGCAGAATTTGGCATATTTCATTATACAGGTTCTCTTGATCTGCTTATGAATCATTTTTCTTTTTTTGATAATGGATCTGCCGGAATATCGTTTGAGTACAGAGACTTTAATATCGGTGGGTTTGTATTTACTCCGCACACCGTTTCCCGGAATGCTGCTTTGTATTTTTATCAAAGTAAGGATTTTGGAAAGTATTTCTTAGAGGCATCATTAAGATATACCTATGGTGATTTTTTCCCAAGAAAATCAACACAAAGTTTTAACAACCGGTATATTGTAAACCGTAATTTCAATCTATATAGTTTTTCAGTTTCGTTATTAAGAGAATTAACAAATAAAGTTTCTCTCGGTGTAAATCTCAGCCGCACAACCCGTCTCCCTTCAACTGAAGAACTTTATTCAGCAGGCCCTCATCTGGCTGCGTATTCCTACGAAACCGGAAATCCGGCTCTCACTGCTGAATTAGGTTATGGAGCAGAATTATTTGGAATCCTGAAATTATCCGGATTTTCATTCAGTCTGAATCTCTTTTACAATCCTTATGATAACTTTATCATTCCCCGGAACAGCGGAAGATTAAATTTTGCAACTCTCCTTCCCGTCTATGAAACTACTGGAGCCAAAGCACTATTAACCGGAATTGAATCTGAAATTGATTTGGATATAAGTGAGAACATAAGGATCTCTTCTTCTTTCAGTTATACCCGTGGTGAATTTTCTGATGGTTCGCCATTACCGGCTATTCCCCCGTTAAGAAATATAACGAGTGTCAATTACTCAATTAATAATTTTACTCTCGGATGGCAGAGTGAATTTGGTACCGCGCAGAAGAGAACTGACAATTTTGAACAACCGACTGCAGGCTATGGTGTGCATAATGTTTTTACCCAATACTCGTTGATTTCGGAATATTTTATTCATAATGTAAGTCTGAATGTCGAAAACATCTTCAATAAAGAGTACAGAAATCACCTCTCAAGAATTAAAGTAATTTTACCGGAGAGTGGTGTTAATCTTAAATTTATATACAGACTTTATTTTTAG
- the guaB gene encoding IMP dehydrogenase, which yields MKSKKQDKILYEGITFDDILLLPGKSSVLPRETDISTRFSRNIRINSPFISAAMDTVTESSMAIAMAREGGIGILHKNMSIENQRSEVDKVKRSESGMILNPVTLKGDDTIGYALELMRKYTISGIPVIDDQNTLIGILTNRDLRFKPDLSRKVYELMTSQNLITAPVGTTLEGAEEILQEHKIEKLPVVDRNLKLKGLITFKDIQKKKRFPYASKDGHGRLRVGAAVGITADTVDRVNALVEVGVDAIVVDTAHGHSEGVLKMVKHLRKKFKDIDLIAGNIATYEAAVDLIKCGVDAVKVGIGPGSICTTRIIAGIGVPQISAIMEVRKATEKKDIPLIADGGIKFTGDVAKAIAAGADSVMIGGLFAGVDESPGEKILYEGRSFKLYRGMGSMEAMKSGSKDRYFQDAEDDIAKLVPEGVEGRVPYKGPLSETIYQLQGGLRAAMGYCGAKNIKELQTKTSFVKITAAGLKESHPHDVFITKEAPNYHL from the coding sequence GTGAAAAGCAAAAAGCAAGACAAAATACTTTACGAAGGTATAACCTTTGATGATATACTACTACTGCCGGGCAAGTCATCCGTGCTCCCGAGGGAAACGGATATATCAACCCGCTTTTCACGGAATATCCGGATAAACTCACCATTTATCTCTGCTGCCATGGATACGGTAACTGAATCCTCGATGGCGATTGCAATGGCGCGTGAAGGCGGTATTGGTATTCTTCATAAAAACATGAGCATAGAAAATCAGCGCTCTGAGGTTGATAAGGTTAAACGTTCTGAAAGCGGAATGATACTTAACCCGGTCACGCTAAAAGGTGATGATACAATAGGTTATGCACTTGAGCTTATGAGGAAATATACCATTTCTGGCATTCCTGTTATTGATGATCAGAATACACTGATTGGTATTCTTACCAACAGAGACCTCAGATTCAAACCGGATTTGAGCAGAAAAGTTTATGAGTTAATGACTTCTCAAAATCTTATTACTGCTCCGGTTGGTACTACCCTGGAGGGAGCAGAAGAGATATTACAGGAGCACAAAATTGAAAAGCTCCCTGTTGTTGACCGTAACTTAAAACTTAAAGGGTTAATCACTTTTAAAGATATACAAAAAAAGAAGCGGTTCCCTTATGCATCAAAGGATGGCCACGGTCGTCTGAGAGTGGGAGCAGCAGTGGGTATTACTGCTGATACTGTTGACCGTGTAAATGCATTGGTTGAAGTAGGTGTTGATGCAATTGTGGTGGACACTGCTCACGGACACAGTGAGGGCGTTCTTAAAATGGTAAAACACCTGCGCAAAAAGTTTAAGGATATAGACCTGATTGCAGGAAATATCGCAACCTACGAGGCAGCGGTTGACCTCATTAAATGTGGGGTTGATGCGGTAAAAGTTGGTATTGGCCCTGGTTCGATTTGCACCACCAGAATCATTGCAGGAATTGGCGTTCCGCAGATTTCAGCAATCATGGAAGTAAGAAAAGCCACTGAAAAAAAGGATATACCGCTCATTGCAGACGGCGGAATTAAATTCACCGGTGATGTTGCTAAAGCCATTGCCGCCGGTGCCGACTCAGTTATGATTGGCGGCCTCTTTGCCGGAGTAGATGAAAGTCCGGGTGAGAAAATTCTCTATGAAGGACGCAGCTTTAAACTCTACCGCGGCATGGGCTCCATGGAAGCAATGAAAAGCGGAAGCAAAGACCGCTATTTTCAGGACGCGGAAGATGACATAGCAAAACTGGTTCCTGAAGGCGTTGAAGGAAGAGTGCCTTATAAAGGACCACTTTCAGAAACCATATATCAACTGCAGGGAGGTCTGCGTGCCGCAATGGGATACTGCGGCGCAAAAAATATAAAAGAGCTTCAGACAAAAACATCTTTTGTTAAGATTACAGCAGCAGGACTTAAAGAGTCTCACCCGCATGATGTTTTTATAACCAAAGAAGCTCCCAACTATCATCTCTGA
- the purD gene encoding phosphoribosylamine--glycine ligase, whose translation MQHYESESAILIIGSGAREHALARRIKEGKPERIIYFLPGNGGTEDTGTNLTSISSSDFNAIHQFIIDKKIELVVIGPEKPLVDGLSDFLREKGIPVFGPSKEAAKIESDKSFAKKLMIRAGVPTAFFREFTRSEWKEAEEYIGQHSMPVVIKASGLAAGKGVIIAETTAEANAAIKDIFEKNIFGKAGDTIVIEEFMEGEEASVFAITDGQSFVLLPPAQDHKRIGDNDTGKNTGGMGAYAPAPLVNDSMMQIIGEKIIKPVLYQMLIEGYPFSGCLYAGLMLTESGPKVVEFNCRFGDPETQAVMEVIEGDFLKLLSDSAKGKVEQETVRHNGKCAVTVVTGSAGYPDSFETGFEISGLNEIPDKVSIYHAGTKSADGKIITSGGRVLSVTGVSEKGSLAEAIYTAYSAVQKISYQNIYYRKDIGGKGLKYSGD comes from the coding sequence ATGCAGCATTACGAGTCTGAAAGCGCAATACTCATCATTGGCTCTGGAGCGCGTGAGCATGCATTAGCCAGAAGGATTAAAGAGGGTAAGCCGGAAAGAATAATCTATTTCCTCCCCGGTAACGGCGGTACTGAAGACACAGGCACCAATTTAACCAGCATCTCTTCCTCTGATTTTAACGCAATTCATCAGTTCATCATTGATAAAAAGATTGAACTTGTTGTAATAGGACCTGAAAAGCCGCTGGTGGACGGGCTTTCAGACTTTCTCCGTGAAAAAGGAATTCCCGTTTTTGGTCCTTCAAAAGAAGCCGCAAAAATAGAATCTGATAAAAGTTTTGCTAAAAAACTGATGATACGGGCCGGTGTTCCGACTGCTTTCTTCAGAGAGTTCACCCGGTCTGAATGGAAAGAAGCAGAGGAATATATAGGACAACATTCCATGCCTGTGGTGATCAAGGCATCAGGTCTTGCAGCAGGCAAGGGTGTAATTATTGCAGAAACAACAGCAGAAGCAAATGCGGCTATTAAAGATATATTTGAGAAGAACATCTTTGGTAAGGCCGGTGATACGATTGTTATCGAAGAGTTTATGGAGGGGGAAGAAGCATCAGTTTTCGCTATTACTGATGGTCAGTCATTTGTATTACTCCCGCCCGCTCAGGATCATAAAAGAATCGGGGATAATGATACCGGTAAAAATACCGGCGGTATGGGTGCTTATGCTCCGGCACCGCTCGTTAATGATTCAATGATGCAGATTATTGGTGAAAAAATTATCAAACCCGTGCTGTATCAGATGCTTATTGAAGGTTATCCTTTCAGCGGTTGTCTTTATGCTGGTCTGATGCTTACGGAGAGCGGTCCCAAAGTTGTTGAATTTAACTGTCGTTTTGGTGACCCTGAAACCCAGGCGGTAATGGAAGTTATAGAAGGGGATTTTCTTAAACTCCTGAGTGATTCAGCCAAGGGTAAGGTTGAGCAAGAAACCGTCCGGCATAACGGAAAATGTGCGGTGACGGTTGTAACTGGCTCTGCAGGATATCCTGACTCATTTGAAACTGGTTTTGAAATCTCGGGGCTGAACGAAATTCCTGACAAAGTATCAATATATCACGCCGGTACGAAATCTGCTGATGGTAAAATTATCACCAGCGGAGGCAGAGTCTTAAGCGTGACCGGAGTTTCTGAAAAGGGCTCTCTGGCCGAAGCTATATACACAGCATATTCAGCAGTTCAGAAAATATCCTATCAAAACATCTATTATCGTAAGGATATCGGGGGAAAAGGATTGAAATACAGCGGGGATTAA
- a CDS encoding DNA polymerase III subunit alpha, which translates to MIPLRIHTHHSLLRSAVAVKSLVEKAAEYKLSALAITDYNSMAGFVQLAKACKENNIKPIYGVYLDDPQKPEQYICLLAKNREGYNDICRLITSRKLQTDFSLGASIRGLSSNLFAFSASPEIVESQNNNPFFFVELIDSVYYKKQNKILFDYCEKHQLRYIVSPSVYFLRKDDFILYQVLNAMRIKGTVENLEPEYQHNDLWLKNPSDVEKRWQKITGASENTELIAEQCSVDIELGKYKFPEFQLPDGEDAYSKLYGICSAGLSKRKTIDRQKANERLLYELSVIKDLKFLDYFLVVWDIIESAKKRGMYFIGRGSAANSIVSYAMGLTGVDPLEHDLYFERFLNRGRLSPPDIDIDFSWKERDEIIKYVFKKYGYEKTAMICTTVTFRGRSAFREVAKVYGFSDREISKFSKFIPWTSAANLPEIHNLYPESRNLPFDKEPWKSIVLLASQLGGYPRHLSIHPGGIVIAPDRITNHVALDYAQNKGLGLVVTQTDMYSIEDLGLVKIDLLSQRSLGVLKTTLTMLNEE; encoded by the coding sequence ATGATACCGCTCAGGATACACACCCACCACTCTCTGCTGCGCTCCGCGGTAGCAGTAAAATCACTTGTTGAAAAGGCAGCGGAATATAAACTTTCCGCGCTTGCAATTACTGATTATAATTCCATGGCCGGCTTTGTTCAGTTGGCCAAGGCCTGCAAAGAAAACAACATCAAGCCGATTTACGGAGTATATCTTGATGACCCGCAGAAACCGGAGCAGTATATCTGCCTGCTTGCCAAAAACAGGGAAGGGTATAATGATATATGCCGCCTGATTACCTCCAGAAAACTGCAGACAGATTTTTCACTTGGTGCATCAATCAGGGGGCTCTCTTCTAACCTTTTTGCGTTCAGTGCTTCTCCTGAAATAGTTGAAAGCCAGAATAATAATCCCTTTTTTTTTGTTGAGCTGATTGATTCTGTCTATTATAAAAAGCAGAACAAAATTCTGTTTGATTATTGCGAAAAACATCAGCTCAGATATATTGTTTCACCTTCAGTATATTTTTTGCGGAAAGATGATTTTATTCTCTACCAGGTTCTTAATGCAATGCGCATCAAAGGTACGGTTGAAAATCTTGAACCGGAATATCAGCATAATGATCTCTGGCTGAAAAATCCTTCTGATGTTGAGAAACGGTGGCAGAAGATAACAGGTGCATCTGAAAATACTGAACTGATAGCAGAGCAGTGTTCTGTTGATATAGAACTGGGGAAATATAAATTCCCGGAATTTCAGCTTCCCGATGGGGAAGATGCCTATTCAAAACTTTATGGCATTTGTTCAGCCGGACTGAGCAAAAGAAAAACCATTGACCGCCAGAAGGCAAATGAACGGCTGCTTTATGAACTGAGTGTAATAAAAGACCTGAAATTTCTTGATTATTTTCTTGTTGTTTGGGATATCATTGAGTCGGCCAAAAAGCGCGGAATGTATTTTATTGGCCGTGGTTCTGCGGCTAACAGTATCGTTTCTTATGCTATGGGGCTTACAGGAGTTGACCCTCTTGAGCATGATCTTTATTTTGAAAGGTTTCTTAATAGGGGTCGGCTCTCTCCGCCTGATATAGATATTGATTTTTCCTGGAAGGAGCGGGATGAAATCATAAAGTATGTATTTAAGAAGTACGGGTACGAAAAAACCGCGATGATCTGCACTACGGTTACATTCCGCGGCCGTTCAGCATTCCGTGAAGTTGCAAAGGTATATGGATTTTCTGACAGGGAAATCTCAAAATTCAGTAAATTTATACCCTGGACTTCAGCCGCTAATTTACCAGAGATTCATAACTTGTATCCCGAATCAAGAAATCTTCCATTTGACAAAGAACCCTGGAAATCAATCGTTCTGCTTGCCTCGCAGCTTGGCGGTTACCCGAGGCATTTAAGCATACATCCGGGGGGTATTGTTATTGCGCCTGACAGAATTACCAATCATGTTGCGCTCGACTACGCACAGAATAAAGGACTGGGGCTTGTTGTTACGCAGACTGATATGTACAGCATTGAAGATCTCGGACTGGTAAAAATTGACCTTCTCAGCCAGCGCTCACTCGGCGTGCTTAAAACAACACTGACTATGCTTAACGAAGAATAA
- a CDS encoding aminopeptidase P family protein, protein MNAEYFLDRGKELVRLLKSRKVHSFLSKNPSLIFHLTGLHETPGYLLVLNGEVRFVTDRRFQKEAAEIKHFISSDIFTNSIVTYLKPLRKEFKQPAIEYGRVTHAEYLSLSESLKCTFTDAGDAVNQFLSVTDGLQLDSFIRAADVTSELFNYCKKVFDENLAITEKELAYELQSILVRNAAQKYSFEPIIAADENSAKPHHTPSDRNIQDCKVLLVDLGVIYSGICSDVTRTYIRNHPKAGRIEKIVHNGFKRVLGKVNAGVKVSELAQMWKAELEKVNMTHNFTHALGHGLGYEVHQIPRISEYSKETLKENQIITLEPALYFENEFGYRYECDILVTKDSGINLTVF, encoded by the coding sequence ATGAACGCTGAATATTTTCTTGACAGGGGAAAGGAATTAGTACGCCTGCTTAAAAGCAGAAAAGTGCATTCTTTTCTCTCAAAAAACCCTTCATTAATTTTTCACCTTACCGGTCTGCATGAAACCCCTGGCTATCTGCTTGTATTAAATGGTGAAGTAAGGTTCGTAACTGATCGCAGATTCCAGAAGGAAGCTGCGGAAATTAAACATTTTATTTCTTCTGACATATTCACCAATTCAATAGTTACCTATCTGAAGCCGCTCAGAAAGGAATTTAAACAGCCAGCTATCGAATACGGAAGAGTAACTCATGCTGAGTATCTCAGTTTATCTGAAAGTTTAAAATGCACGTTTACTGATGCGGGGGATGCGGTTAATCAATTCCTCTCTGTAACTGACGGACTTCAGCTTGATTCATTTATACGCGCGGCAGATGTAACAAGTGAGTTGTTCAATTATTGCAAGAAGGTATTTGATGAAAACCTGGCAATTACTGAAAAAGAACTTGCCTATGAGCTACAAAGCATACTTGTCAGGAATGCCGCGCAAAAATATTCATTTGAGCCGATTATAGCTGCTGATGAAAATTCTGCAAAGCCGCATCATACTCCTTCTGACAGAAATATACAAGACTGCAAAGTGCTTCTTGTTGATCTCGGTGTGATTTATTCCGGTATATGTTCAGATGTAACCAGAACGTATATAAGAAACCATCCTAAAGCCGGACGAATAGAAAAAATAGTTCACAACGGCTTTAAGCGTGTTTTGGGCAAAGTAAATGCAGGCGTTAAGGTAAGTGAACTTGCACAGATGTGGAAAGCAGAACTTGAGAAAGTGAATATGACACATAACTTTACCCATGCCCTGGGGCACGGTCTTGGATATGAAGTTCACCAGATTCCACGAATCAGTGAATATTCTAAAGAAACTTTAAAAGAAAACCAGATCATTACCCTTGAACCCGCGTTGTATTTCGAAAATGAATTCGGCTACCGCTATGAGTGTGATATTCTGGTTACAAAAGATTCAGGGATAAATTTAACAGTATTCTGA